A stretch of DNA from Xyrauchen texanus isolate HMW12.3.18 chromosome 36, RBS_HiC_50CHRs, whole genome shotgun sequence:
TATAAAGTGTTGACCGTTATGGGACATTGCATTGTACATTTGATCATTTACAATAAGAACCCTGTTTATATGCCAACTGAATTCCCGTAAATATAAACGAAGGGCTGCATGTGTGCATTAGAAATGCAGATGTCTAGCCATGTTGTACATTTGAGATGTTTTCTGCATTTGTTTGTGGCAGCCTGTGATTTGTTGAGCATTTATTTGTTGTGAATGCGTCGAATGGTTCCATTGTGATGTCACTGTGTCATTTGAATATTCTAAGAAATGTAACCCGAGAGAGTTCCATATATTCTGACTCCGCCTCTCATCCCGCCCCCTTCTCTAGCTGACCTTCTCTGAAGCCATGAGAAACAAGGCCCGCTTGTCAATCACGGGCAGCCTGGGGGAAAATGGGCGTGTCCTGATGCCAGACTGCCCTAAGGCCGTGCACTCTGGCCCCTCCTTCCGACATGGCCGCGCCCTTGCTGTGGTGTCCTCCGACCTCCCATAGAAACCAAAAACTCACCTTGTGCCTTAAAACATCTTACCCCCTGATTCACGGTACCATGGGAGAACCTTGCCGTCGCTGGCTTAGCGGTACCGAGGGCTTGGAAAGaccttcaaaacattttaaaaaactatCCGCACTGTCACAGTCTCTCTGCGACTTGGAAATGACGTCATCAATCGGTTGGGCTAACGGGAAGTCATACATACAAACAATTTGTATTGGCTGTGTCCTGAAGCTTGAGTTTTGGCGTTGCGAAGACGGAGCATCAAGGACCCATGATGCCTTATCCTGAAACCTAACTTTGAGGACAAACATCATCGCATAAGAATCGCTCGAAACATCACGTAGGAGACCAGTAAACTGTAAACATAAAGACATTCATGTGCTTTTTCTGTCTTTATCCGGTGGCGCCAACATCAACAGACCTGCATTAGACATATTAACTCACTCGAGTCATGCACACATGTTGTTTGCAGagtttttgaggaaaaaaaaaagtatttatgacATGGCCCACCATCATTAGCTGTAATTACTAAACCGTATGTAGATATTCTCTCAGGAGCTCTGTTCATCTTGGGAAAACTTGGTTCGGAGGCCGCTTGCTTTTTGGACTAATGTAAATAGACCAGTAGTAAAGCTGAACACAATTCTTTTATAAAGCATCTTAGGTAATAATTAATTGCAATAACGATTAATTAATTAAGACTTTAATGTAATTAAGAGATCTTTTATATACACAGTATTATATATAAAGAAATGAATCTATATAACAGAGGAATATCTGACTAAAACAGCACTGTTGTGTGAGACCATGGCATCTGTCCTGTTCTGATAACCTAATGTAACGCAGTGTGTACACGTCTTTGTCTTCAATGAATGTCCGCACATCTCAcacctaaaaacacacacaaacacaaacacactaggAGTGTTGGATGTTGACACCACATCACATATGAGGGTCGTACTGACTCCTGATTCTCACGTTTGGTGTTTGTTTGGTTTCGCATTatgttgtttttctctttgtACCCACCAATTCAAATAAATCTggaacatttatataattaataaaagttTTCATTCATTTAGGGGGATAATGTGAATGAAATAGGAGCGAGATTTGTGTGTTTATTACTATGgcatagattttgtttgaactaacAATTATTACCTGCtcatcttttgtttgttttcctcACCCTGAAAAAAACAACTTATCATTTCTATGGACGACTTTATCATCTTCACTGACTCCTTATGACTTGTGATATATTCATAtgataattatatattcatatgatAAAATCAAACAAACGTTTTGTATGGGTAATAGACCTACAGACCAAAAttgcacatgttgtcagccactgactgtgtctttattcctgcagggggcgcttgacgctCTGAAAACCAATTCCGCCATGCATCCGCATTTAAAGAATGTTTTGTTTCTCTTTGGAGACATTTTACAATGTATAgttatttttgataaaaacaGATAATTGTAAGGATTCATACCTTTGAATGGAAATCTGCCTGAGCATTATctacaaaagcatttttttaaatctgcgTCGAGTAATGATAGAGggctgtgattggcccatcctggTAAGCGCTGAGAAAAGTAGCAGGTACCACGTGACACCGACACCATCTGTGCTAGAGGGGGATTGCGCGACACTTGTTGGGCGATATCGACTCATACAACAGAGGGGGGTCATGGATTATGACAGACTCACAGTCATGCAGTTCCAAagtatctcatactaaattattttcagCGTTGATAAAACAacatggacagatgcatgattggtGGGGACAAATCACCCATGATGAAATAAGATAACTAAGAAATGGTGTGGTAGTGGTATAGTGGTctaaacacataactggtaatctggtaatcagaaggatgctggttcaaaccccacagccaccaccattgtgtccttgagcaaggcacttaactccaggttgctccagggggattgtccctgtaataagggatctgcaagttgctttggataaaagcgtctgccaaatgcataaatgtaaatgtaaaagtaaaaaatacgTTTTAATTCTCTAATATTTCAGAAAAACATCCGTGTTCTTTAAGTTGTATTTCACAAAACCTGTCTAGGCCACTTTCACCCCTaaatcaaaataaagaaattaaaaaatgtatattttgcattaagaaaatgaagattttttttgatACAATTGCATtgtaaaattactattattattaaaggaatattgggTTCAATGCAGGTTATGGTATAACGTGGTTTACCACATTATGACTCATAATGATGTCATAATGACTCATAACGTTTACCTCATTATGACTCATCCttccttaaaataaattaaatcgaggttacagtgtggcacttacactggaagtgaatggggccaaattttggagggttcaATCACAGAAATGTCAAGCTTATAATATGAAGCTTAAAACTGGTGTATTATTTAAGCAATAAAGTTGCTTAAATCGTCTTTTTTACGGTTGTTTAGGCCTTACATTACTTCATCATGGCAACTAAGTAGTAAcagtggatataactttacacagaaaagattagtaagtgattttatcacactaaaatcatgttaacacacatatagtttacgtcttgttgctatacttttgaaacagtgtgtattttaacgtgcccccattcacttccattgtatgttcCTCACCGTAACCCAGATTTGTACTTAGGGATGAGTCTAAAtgcatttctgtggtaatcaacattatacaacAAATTCTGTCTTTTCTTTATACAAAATGCAATttcttatttagtttttattttaaagctgaagtatgttacTTTctcgatgttaaaatacttatactcctatcccagcttcatatgcagagacaactattagcAATTCATAGGTAGCTTTCTCTAAAACTGTAAGCACACTGTTTTTAGCAACCCTAGAGGGAcaataacattgactcaaccaatggtgtgagttggggcaggactatcaATCTGTATGACCAAAGGCAGAAATTcagaaaaacaacatttatattatagAAATATGGCCTAGACataatgttttcatgagattcaccctttaTTGATTGGAAGAACATGAAGATGCTCTTGAACAATGCAGCTGAACTCAACAACATATACAGCCACAAATGTTCTTGATAAGACGACGGAGCTTTGCTGATCCAGACAAAAAGAGCCCATGGACTGTCAATGTGTTTTCTATATAATCCACACTTTATTAAAACACAATAGAAGTTCAGACGGTATTAAAACAAGACAAGAGAAATCTGACTGTCACATATTCTCACTTAGACACTTCCGAGCTGTTCTTTCATCTCGAGGAAATCCTCTGGAGATTTCCATTCCTTCCCACATCATAAGTGGTGGGACtcaatcattatatattgaactcGTCTCCTTTCCCAGACTGCTCTGTTCATATCTCATGGGCTTGCTTTGGACTAACACAAATACTTTTGTTAGAAATACAGACATTCTGTAAGATTCAAAAGCAAAATGATGTCAGAGAACACAGTGATGTGCCACCTGACTATTAAAGGGAGAGtcttacataatttacaaatccacatgactttgtttcttcagtggaacattaAAGGAGATGTTTCTGAAAAACGTCAGAGCTCCTTATGTCCTtatcaagtgtgccgcacaagccctcaaaagtgaagccaaaacgtctcgatcgccccccccggtggctggtcctagtataggtcataaaccccgcctccccatgttattcaacgggatgtgagaccaactaagcaattaaattacacttcacatatcttttttccaaagatagtttctgtcatttactgtcgtttctatcacgttgatgtcatttcaagtgtttgtttttcaaaataagtttgtttttagttatttgatgctataaaaacggtgctgtgacatcatgattgacagctgtgattgacaggttctctgagcgaagtagtcactgaagcaccaactgaatttttttcgggatcttcggaggactgaggagattggagctttaaatgtaatatctaaatttctataattaattatttcacaccgtcataagtcaaaagtcaaaagtgcaggggcgtgtgcttgcgattgattcagcgagagtgagggcggggccttgatttcacggctttacttcctgctcactactgcgcaggtctggtaccgaaatcgcaactgcgcagactgaagtcccaagatgtcagcgccatttcgggacactggcggcttcagttctcaccaatggaaaagagcaaagGGGCGTcgtctatcttttttttttacagtctatggtcctTACAGTGAAGATTGGCCGGTACAGGAGCGGTCAagctacaaaaatgacaaaaaagtacaataaaggtataataaaaataattcatactgtatgacttgtgcactaGACCCTATTAAGCCCTTGTACCGTATAAGCCCACTTAACCTTTTATTGTGAAATGTTAAAAAGTAGACAAAGCATGAGAGAAATTATGTTGCACAGTAAATACACGTTTTTACTATAATTTTGAAGTCAAAACAGTGCAACCTCAAATTAACACGGTCTCTTGAGAGGGATATTAGATACTATTGACTTCTAGACACAACCTGCCTCCTCGGGGCATTCTCGGGGCCAACGGCAATGGCccaccgattacccttgggccgaacaaggccaactggggattgaggcggggccaatgtcaaaggcggagtttcgcTGAACTTCccaggttgtgtatccagtgCACAACTGTACAGGTTcagaaaaatgttaataaacatgCAGGCACCGTTCACATCCGCTAAAACGCCCAATGGACAAAGCAGTGCCCAAAGAAATGACTTTCCATGGTTCGGTGAAATTTCATGGTTCGGTGAAATTTCATAGACAGCATAATGGTACGTGGtaccgctgttagtggagagaccacccGGGACACAACGGCAGTAACAGTAAATTTgtttctagataactagataacatgatacctcagcttgagcttccttCTTGCGGCAGCAGCGTATTAAAGGTGGGTTTTTTGGCAACGCTGTGGAGTTATTGGCCCAATGCTTGGAACGCAGATCGAGTTTGGTCTTGCGGCTTGAGGTCCAAGGTTATTGGCCCCGTCTGGCCAGTCGATAGCCCTGGCTCACACCGGTCCtgtagtggaaaagcggctaattatacagttaataaaacattaatcCAAATTTAAGTATTTAATCAAATGTGAAGCATTCACATTTAAAAAGCCCAGTGGACATATTAGTAACACAGGTGGGCTTAAACGGTCTAAGCCCACTCCAGCATTTCCACATTTGcaattaaattaacttaattgtTTTCAGTTAATGACAAAACATGAGTGTTTGGATGAGAGATTAATCTTCCATTTCATACCAGCTTTATTGGAAGGCAGTTAAATAACTATAAGAAAATAGCCTCAACCTAGATATAGTTTGGCTTAATTGTGTCACTATgcgttccaagtcttctgaagccatgtgtCAAAATGTCCCGCCccgacttcctgtttcaataggaaataggGCCTATTAACatattaaagaaaatgtagtTCATCCAACCATTTAATGaggtatttaaataatttttattttgtgtgcttTGCCACAACATAAACATCCACTTAGGCACACACACATCCTTAAAATATTGCACATTTAGTACaataacacaaacagacacacattttTGAGTGCCTCAATTAACACCAGACatctcacaaaaaataaacaacccTTAGACGGTTTGTCTCTAATTACATGGCCTACATCTGAGAATGATAACGTGTGCTGGAATCAACTCAGGGACTCTCCTGAGAATCTCCggcttttgaaaaaacaaaacgaaaaagcACCAAACAGTTTTGGTCCCTTCCAATGTCccaagagagaggcagagagcttaaaggtatagttcaccccaaaaaacgTCACATAAAAACACAGTAAAAGTAAATGATAGGTTGCAGgttttttgggcaaactatcacTTGACGAGAAGCTAAACTAAACTTTACGCAACACAAGCTCTCTGATGAAATTCCTAGTTATTCCTAGAAATTCCTTTAACTGAGGAGTGTGTGAAATTCCTGCATATGATCTAGGTAGCATGTTGAGGCAGAAGGGATTGTATGTAAACATAGTAtctgacattaataacatgaccaTGATAAACACACATCTGCAGAACTGAAATGTCTGCTGCAACTTGTAAATCAACAGTACTCAAAAAGAGGCCATCAGTCCTGCAACTCTGGGATCCTCTGacataaaaacatttaccatGAGAAGCTAAACGGTAAGAGAATGCACTTGACtgaacaaatacacacagacacactcattaACACTTGCTACATTCACATTACAGGCCGTAATGCACTGATTTTTCGCTCATTTTTGCTTTGACTGTTCACAAACATGTTTCTGAGTGCCACATATCTACAATCAAAGAGTGAGAAGCTTTGACTCATGAGTTGTTTGGCCAGAACAGAAGGCAATCATGTGGGCTGACTTGATCAATGGTGTTTCACGAGTGTAGTGCCATCTGTTGGCCATCTTTATGAAGCTGCAGTCTCTCTTTCTCCACTTGAAGGCGCTCTTTCTCTATCTGCAGTCTGCCCGACTCAAACTTGAAAAACTGCAGTCTCTCTTTCTCTAACAGGAGGCGCTCTTTCTCCAACTTCAGCTTCTCCGCCTCTAAATCCACCACCAATGGCCAGGCCAGCTTTCTGTCCTTCTCTCCATCCAATGAGGATGACGTGGGGACAGAGGAGGAAGTGGTGGGAGTAGCCGTGGAGGTAGAAGGGGCGGGACTTTGTAAGAGCGGCGTGTTTTGTTTCACGAGCAGTCGCAATCGTTCTCGTTCTACCTGCAAACGTTCCTTCTCCAACTGCAACCTCTCTCGCTCCACATCGCCCTGCCGCAACCTCTCCTTTTCCACCAGGAGGCGCTCTTTCTCCACCTGTAGTCGTTCAGACTCTACCTGTAAGCGATGTTTCTCCAGATCCAGTCGCTGCCTCTCCAGCGCCACCAGCAGGCTCGTGTTGTCGCCACCAGACAGGCCTAATCCCGCTATGCTCATCCCAGTCACCGCACCAACTCCGAGCCCTAAGTCTCTGCCTGCTGCTGGGCCCATTGAAGGCTTTGTGGAGCTAAGCACGCCATATTCATCGATGTGAGCGAAGACCTCAGGAACACGCACTTCGCGGTCCATGTCAGGGAGCATGGAGGGAAAACAGTCGTCGTCATCTTCCTCACCCTCACCACCTTCCCCGACATCTGCCTccaactagagagagagagagaggaaactaCAATTAGACACACAAATGTAGATGCAAGTAGCAGTTGTAGGACCAAGCATATCAATCACTTCTTGCATCTTCGCCAGCAAATTCAATAAGGTGTTTTCAGATAATGATATCAGGCTTTTTGAGGCTTGTTGTTAATATGATCAGGGCCAATATtggaaaatattgaaaaaaactgAACATTTACAGACCAAAACAACTGGCATCACTGAACAGCACATGCGCCAACAAAATGCGAGGAAAAAGTGTTTCTTTTGAGcaaaaatgtgaattttaaaacACTGGTGGTGCTTGAGTGTTTGAGATAGAGACTCCAAATTTGGCTTGATACAAGTTGAGATACTCCTCTATATGtatgccaaatttcacaactttttccCAAACAAAAAAGTTGCAGAGACAATGCCTCACTTTCTGTGCGGTGTCTTCTCAAGCCAATTCGTTAAGGCTTTTCCAGAGAATGGTATTAGACACCAAAAGTCCATTTGGTGGCTTTTTGAGGCTTGGTATGAATATGTTCTGGGCCAATATTGGCAATTATTGGACAAACAGAAAAGCTAGTCAAGGTAAAACTGAAACCATTAGCATCACTGAACTGGACATGTGCCAAAAAACTCCGAAAATAAACTTTGTTTCTAGCTTAATGGTTCAAACAGAAAAGTGCACTTTGAAACACTGGTGGTGCTTGAGTGTTTGAGATAGAGACTCCAAATTTGGCTTGATATAAGATGAGATACTCCTCTAtttgtgtgccaaatttcacaactttttacCATACGGTAAGATGTTTCCAAGGCAATGCCTTACTTCCTGTGTGGTGTCTTCGCCAGCCAATTCATTGTGATTTTTCCAGAGAACGGTATCACACACCATAAGTCCATTTGATCTGGGCCAATATTGGCAAATATTGGACAAACAGAAAATCGAGTGAAGTGAAAACTTTTTACCATGCAGTATGCCATAGATGAATAATAAGGAAACTAATGTCATTCCAgtggtgcttggcccctaaatattagggatgggcatgagtactGGAGTACTCGGTTACTCGGATGTGGCAGCAATTATTGATCATGAAAACGACGATTgatggtgatcatgcatgatgtaACTTTTTGGCATGATGGAAATGTGGACACtcccgagttgaatggaacgcttcatgaatcatcacagcaataATATGGAGCACCGTGTACTACTAAGACTACAGTACTACGGTAACTTGAAGGAAGGACAGACAGATGAGCATTGTGCACATTCTTCCATTGAGTTGGGCAgcaaatcttcacataatgacaaaatatgatgcattatattttgattatgcaatcatATGTAgatttcatttcagattattttataactgcCTACAATAATGAATAGATGacacactggaacaacaagacgcaaGACGTTTTGCAGCCATGTTATTATTTATACAGTTATGTGCATGTCATTGCCCCTCGAGTACTTGACGAATAATTAGTCAGAGTACTCTAGTagacaaaatgcccatccctacaaAATATAGACACAAAAACAAATGATAATGGATAAGACTTTTGTATATATGTCTTAATGCCCAAGTAAACGCATACTCTGTAGCTGCTGGCATCATCGTCCTCCATTTTGACTCCTGCTGTGTGCGTGCTGGGCTCGCCGAGGTCAGTCAGATCCTGCCAGTCGCATGCTGAGTCTTTTGAAAATCCACTGAGGTCCAGTGACTGGTCACCGCCACCCAGAGACGCCTCATTATCAGGAGATGACGGTTCGAACTCCGCCTTCAACCCTGAAGCCAACTCAGCTTGAAGCTGCTTTCGTTTCATTAGCGCACGCCAGTCCAGGTAGCGTCGCTTGACCTCGGACGCTGTGCGTAGCTCCCCCTCTCCCAGCGCGTTGACGCTGTCCGCGACCTCCTCCCACGCGCGACGCTTCAGTTCGTTGATGGCCATGTTCTGTTGCCGTGAAAACAGAATTTCGCGCCGTTTGTGGATCTCGCGGATAAGAGTTTGTGTTTCCTTCACGCTGTAGttactcttcctcttcctcttcagaTGCTTCATCTGCAGAAAGTCCATGATGGAGAGGATGGCGCTGATTGGCTGCAGCCAAAAAAGATTGGTGTTAATTGACTTTCACAGAAAAATTATTGGGGCTGATTGGATGCTGAAAATGTCTTTCATGGCAGAGACATTTTCCTCCTCATACAAAAGTGCTGGTGTATGACACAGTTTTGGGATTGTGATTTTTCTGTGTTGTATGGAGTTGTAGAAGGGTGAAGGGAGGTAGGAGAGAGAATTCTGTCACCCTATTGATGCTGCCCAGCGTAATGAGGTCATTCAGAGTGTCACACAGAGGTTAAACCGTCTTCTGACCTCGCGGGTAAGGACAGCTGGATCAGACCAGCTCGTCTCCTGGATcagcaaaacaaacacaacagctttgtttacatatccaaagcgacttataaaaGAGGAACACAAGCAATAAGTGATACAAAAGTCAATAATATCTTCAATCGTAATGCGAACTTCTCATAGTGGctattaatttttatattaatgtatttattttttgatgcCAGGGtaaaataatacaacaaataACGTTATAAATATGCAttagataattaaaaatgtaaaatatcaagGCAGAAACAGGTTATGAAAATGGTCCATAATGCATGAAAGATATgactaataaaaaacaataataataaaattaaaaaaaactcccTTTATTTACCTTAAAATTTACCATGGTCAAGATAGTTTACTCCAGAATGTCATAGCTATTGCAATACACAGTTACTACAACTTATAACTTAACTTAAAGTGAGAGAAATATCATGAAAGTTTTAAGGAGATCCCATATAAATGTATTCTAACAATGCCAACGAGAAAAAAGTACCATGTTTTGTTCCATAGCAATATTATGCTTTTTATACTGTATGCCATGATAGGTACTTTAATTAATACCATGGTGCTATGATACTACGGTACATGAGTGCGGTAATCATTGAGTACCACGGTATTACCGTCTGATATCACTGGTCCCATCACAGTACTTTTTGTAATAGAATAACTATACTACATTATACCAGTTTAATGTCAATTATGGTTATGATGAAAATACGTAAGGACTGCAATCTAAGGATGTATTCATATACAGTGTGATTATCGTAATTACATTACAGTAAAACAGTCAGATAAACGTATTCAATGAAAAAAAGCATACATGTTGCCATTTTCCTCTTGCGTTTTcattataataacatttaaacaCTCAGAAAATGCTTCTATAGCCACCTATTCCATCATGTTTTGCATAAATATGACttattaaatggcataaataagaTTTGTGTGACTGGAGTATAAAGCTTTTAGAAAAACAACGCTATTACTCACAACGCCATATATTTACACTATGTCCTTGTATAATACCATAACATACACCAGAAAATTTTGcctcaatttttatttaaatatctaaaCCCTTACCGTCGCGAAAGGAGGCATCATCCACTCCA
This window harbors:
- the msantd4 gene encoding myb/SANT-like DNA-binding domain-containing protein 4; the encoded protein is MDFLQMKHLKRKRKSNYSVKETQTLIREIHKRREILFSRQQNMAINELKRRAWEEVADSVNALGEGELRTASEVKRRYLDWRALMKRKQLQAELASGLKAEFEPSSPDNEASLGGGDQSLDLSGFSKDSACDWQDLTDLGEPSTHTAGVKMEDDDASSYRLEADVGEGGEGEEDDDDCFPSMLPDMDREVRVPEVFAHIDEYGVLSSTKPSMGPAAGRDLGLGVGAVTGMSIAGLGLSGGDNTSLLVALERQRLDLEKHRLQVESERLQVEKERLLVEKERLRQGDVERERLQLEKERLQVERERLRLLVKQNTPLLQSPAPSTSTATPTTSSSVPTSSSLDGEKDRKLAWPLVVDLEAEKLKLEKERLLLEKERLQFFKFESGRLQIEKERLQVEKERLQLHKDGQQMALHS